The Parvibaculaceae bacterium PLY_AMNH_Bact1 genome window below encodes:
- a CDS encoding CTP synthase (Derived by automated computational analysis using gene prediction method: Protein Homology. GO_function: GO:0003883 - CTP synthase activity [Evidence IEA]; GO_process: GO:0006221 - pyrimidine nucleotide biosynthetic process [Evidence IEA]; GO_process: GO:0006241 - CTP biosynthetic process [Evidence IEA]) has translation MTRYIFITGGVVSSLGKGLASAALGALLQARGFSVRLRKLDPYLNVDPGTMSPIQHGEVFVTDDGAETDLDLGHYERFTGVPATQGDNITTGRIYQNIITKERRGDYLGGTVQVIPHVTDSIKEFVLDGNDGVDFVLCEIGGTVGDIEGLPFFEAIRQLGNDLPRGMTCFIHLTLMPFIPSAGEMKTKPTQHSVKELRSIGIQPDILMCRCDRPIPAGEKRKIGLFCNVRESAVIQAMDVDTIYDVPHAYHLEGLDREVLSVFGIEDAETPQLENWLDLVKVLREPEGEVTIAIVGKYTGLKDAYKSLTEALTHGGIANKVGVKVKWLESEIFEKEDTVQHLENVNGILVPGGFGERGAEGKIAAASFARERGIPYLGICFGMQMAVIEALRNLAGLDDATSTEFRPSAPEPAVGLMTEWMQENELVKRRQGGDLGGTMRLGAYDAVLTEGSKVAEIYGGPTISERHRHRYEVNMAYREQLEKAGMIVSGTSPDGLLPEIVEIPDHPWYVGVQFHPELKSKPLDPHPLFSSFIEAALAQSRLV, from the coding sequence ATGACGCGGTACATCTTTATAACCGGCGGCGTGGTCTCTTCCCTAGGTAAAGGACTGGCATCCGCAGCACTTGGTGCGCTCCTGCAGGCGCGCGGCTTCTCAGTACGCTTGCGCAAGCTTGACCCGTATCTCAATGTTGATCCAGGGACCATGAGCCCGATCCAGCACGGCGAGGTTTTTGTGACCGATGACGGTGCTGAAACCGATCTGGATCTTGGCCACTATGAGCGGTTTACCGGCGTTCCTGCGACGCAGGGCGACAACATCACAACCGGTCGCATCTATCAGAACATCATCACCAAAGAACGCCGAGGCGACTATCTCGGCGGCACGGTGCAAGTCATTCCTCATGTGACCGACTCCATCAAAGAGTTCGTTCTGGACGGCAATGACGGTGTTGATTTCGTTCTCTGCGAGATCGGCGGCACGGTTGGCGACATCGAGGGCCTTCCGTTCTTCGAGGCAATCCGACAGCTCGGCAACGATCTGCCGCGCGGCATGACCTGCTTTATCCATCTGACGCTGATGCCGTTCATTCCGAGTGCCGGGGAGATGAAGACCAAACCGACGCAGCACTCAGTGAAGGAACTGCGTTCCATTGGTATTCAGCCTGATATTCTGATGTGTCGGTGCGATCGCCCAATTCCGGCAGGTGAGAAACGAAAAATCGGCCTCTTCTGTAATGTCCGTGAGAGTGCGGTCATCCAGGCAATGGATGTGGATACGATCTACGATGTTCCTCATGCCTATCATCTTGAAGGGCTCGACCGGGAAGTTCTCTCCGTTTTCGGTATTGAAGATGCTGAAACACCGCAGTTGGAAAACTGGCTAGATCTGGTGAAAGTTCTGCGCGAACCGGAAGGCGAAGTGACTATCGCCATTGTCGGGAAATATACAGGCCTCAAAGATGCCTATAAGTCGCTGACTGAAGCACTGACCCATGGCGGTATTGCCAATAAGGTCGGCGTGAAGGTGAAATGGCTTGAGTCTGAAATCTTTGAAAAAGAAGACACGGTCCAACACCTGGAGAATGTAAACGGTATCCTGGTTCCCGGTGGTTTTGGGGAGCGGGGTGCAGAAGGAAAAATTGCGGCGGCGAGTTTTGCACGCGAGCGCGGCATACCCTATCTCGGCATTTGCTTTGGGATGCAAATGGCCGTCATCGAAGCGCTCCGAAATCTTGCAGGGCTTGATGACGCAACCTCCACTGAGTTCCGCCCGAGTGCGCCGGAGCCGGCCGTCGGTCTGATGACTGAATGGATGCAGGAAAATGAACTCGTAAAGCGCCGCCAGGGAGGTGACCTGGGCGGCACCATGAGACTAGGGGCTTATGACGCGGTTCTAACTGAAGGCAGCAAGGTCGCTGAGATCTATGGCGGACCAACTATTAGCGAACGACACCGTCATCGCTATGAGGTCAATATGGCCTATCGCGAACAACTTGAGAAAGCCGGGATGATCGTTTCAGGCACATCGCCGGACGGGTTGCTCCCCGAAATCGTGGAGATACCCGATCACCCTTGGTATGTGGGCGTGCAATTCCATCCAGAGCTCAAATCAAAACCGTTGGACCCGCACCCGCTCTTCAGCTCCTTCATCGAAGCTGCCCTCGCGCAGAGCCGGTTGGTTTAG